A segment of the Haladaptatus sp. R4 genome:
CGAAGTGTACGGCGACTACAACACGACGGAGGCCATCACTCACCCGTTCGACCAGTCGTTTCTGAACTACCCCGTGATTCCGACCGACGGGTCGAGCCAGACCGTCAACAACTACCGCAAGGAATCAGTGGTCGGCAGCAGTTGGCGGATGATTTGTCCGATGAAGGGAGATTCGGAGGCCATCCTGCCGGGCGGCAATTCGGGCGATTACTTCTCCGGCCACTATCACGACCAACTGAAGCGGTGGGCGGACACGAAGTACAAACCCCTGACCCACGAGATTCGCGGGAACGCCGCCGTCGAATTCGGAGGGAACCAATGAGCCGTTCGGAGGAGTTCCGGGCGGACCCGACTCGACGCGCGGCGTTCATCGTCATCGGCGCGGTTGCCGGTCTCGCGCTCGCGTGGTTCCACTGGATCGGTCTGCTGGTCGGCGGCGCACTGGTGAGCCTACCGACGATGAACTGGAAACGCGGCGTCCTCGCCGGAATCGGGTTCGGGGTCCTCGTACTGCTCGTTTTCGGCGGCCTGCTCGCGCTCCACGGTTCGCTCGGGAGAGGGGTCGAAATGGGGCAAATCACCGTCCTCGCCGTCGCGATTCCGTTGGTCCTCGGCGCAATCGGCGGACTGGCACGGACGCTGGTGTAAAACGGGGGGAAAGAAAATCACGCACGTGCCAGGAGTTGTAGCCACGTCTGGGTCGCATCGACGCTGACCGAATCCACCGTGAATCCGGCCTTCTCGGCCATCTTCGACAGTTCGTCGGGGCGGTAGAGCGTGAACGACCGCTCGTCCGTCTCGTACACGTCGCCGTCGACCTCCCCTTCGCCGTGTTTGACCGAGAGGAGAAAGATCCCGCCGGATTCGAGCACCCGATGAAACTCCGCTAGCGTCGGCTGGGCGTC
Coding sequences within it:
- a CDS encoding class I SAM-dependent methyltransferase; the encoded protein is MVGIDLTPNFLRAARDVAPTAEFARMDMRSLSLESDSFDGLWSCASFLHVPREDAQPTLAEFHRVLESGGIFLLSVKHGEGEVDGDVYETDERSFTLYRPDELSKMAEKAGFTVDSVSVDATQTWLQLLARA